From Deinococcus wulumuqiensis R12, one genomic window encodes:
- a CDS encoding adenylyltransferase/cytidyltransferase family protein, which produces MLPPTLSGAVYVGRFQPPHAAHVGSVLAALEAAPRVLVLLGSANLARSVKNPLTPAERETLFRAALAEAGADLSRVTFRPLPDRFDAGLWAADVRRAAAGVYGPQARLGLVGFEKDASSSYLRWFPGWARVNVPQTPGLNATDIRTALLEGRALPAGLPQTVALALARFARTPTCARLTREWAALQAARAALPPGVMLHEERWLHVQEGQVWLTHRPGPVGQGLWELPGRVLPPGEVAPAGDATFDHPARALVTRTLAQVHLGAAPFTVRPVSLALALRRPRLFHEDHGVILARLTGHER; this is translated from the coding sequence ATGCTGCCCCCTACGCTGAGCGGGGCTGTTTACGTCGGTCGTTTTCAGCCGCCGCACGCCGCGCACGTGGGGAGCGTGCTGGCCGCGCTGGAGGCCGCCCCCCGCGTGCTGGTGCTGCTGGGGAGCGCGAATCTGGCCCGCAGTGTCAAAAACCCCTTGACTCCCGCCGAGCGCGAAACCCTGTTCCGTGCGGCGCTGGCAGAGGCGGGGGCCGACCTGAGCCGGGTAACATTCCGCCCGCTGCCTGACCGCTTCGACGCCGGGTTGTGGGCCGCCGACGTGCGCCGGGCCGCCGCCGGGGTCTATGGCCCACAGGCCCGCCTCGGACTGGTCGGCTTCGAGAAGGACGCCAGTTCGAGCTACCTGCGCTGGTTTCCCGGCTGGGCGCGGGTGAACGTGCCCCAGACGCCAGGCCTGAATGCCACCGACATTCGCACCGCGCTTCTTGAAGGACGGGCGCTGCCTGCGGGCCTGCCCCAGACCGTCGCGCTGGCCCTGGCCCGCTTTGCCCGCACGCCCACCTGCGCCCGGTTGACTCGGGAGTGGGCCGCGCTCCAGGCCGCCCGCGCCGCCCTGCCGCCGGGGGTCATGCTGCACGAGGAACGTTGGCTGCATGTTCAGGAAGGGCAGGTCTGGCTCACGCACCGGCCCGGCCCTGTCGGTCAGGGGCTGTGGGAGCTGCCGGGCCGCGTCCTGCCGCCGGGCGAGGTGGCCCCGGCTGGAGACGCCACTTTCGACCACCCGGCGCGGGCGCTCGTGACACGGACGCTGGCGCAGGTGCATCTGGGGGCGGCCCCGTTCACCGTCCGGCCCGTCTCCCTCGCGCTGGCGCTGCGCCGCCCACGCCTCTTTCACGAAGACCACGGCGTGATTCTGGCGCGGCTGACCGGGCACGAACGGTAG
- the pncB gene encoding nicotinate phosphoribosyltransferase: MTDLSPLLTDLYQLTMMQGYVLSGLHRQEATFDLYFRRLPFEGGYAVWAGLEPMLDWLEGLRFTEADLDDLASLGQFRPEFLAALRGWRFSGEVTAFPEGSVVFPHEPLLTVRGPLWEGQLVETALLNTLNFQTLVATKAARCVLAAQVGGGSVLEFGARRAQGPDGAISAARAAFVGGAVGTSNVEAGRRFGIPVSGTHAHAWVESFPTELDAFRAYADFYPDSTTLLLDTVDTLGSGLPNALTVAAELREKGHELRGVRLDSGDLAYLSRVIRARLDEAGFPEVNIVASNDLSESVIAGVIAEGGRVDVYGVGTQLATAGGPGGGALGGVYKLAELGGQPRMKLTGDPAKSSLPGVKAVWRGTESTEKGEAAGELAWDVLTLGERPHAGLRVSDPTNPLRSARLPAGLTWHPAREVVMRGGQRTRPAEALGTLQARARDELSRLAPETRRLLNPHVYRVSLAPEVAELRDRVAQQLRGH, encoded by the coding sequence ATGACTGACCTTTCCCCCCTTCTGACCGACCTCTACCAGCTCACGATGATGCAGGGCTATGTCCTGAGCGGCCTGCACCGGCAGGAGGCGACCTTCGACCTGTATTTCCGCCGCCTGCCGTTCGAGGGCGGCTACGCGGTGTGGGCCGGGCTGGAGCCGATGCTCGACTGGCTTGAGGGGCTGCGCTTTACCGAGGCCGACCTCGACGACCTCGCCTCGCTGGGGCAGTTCCGGCCCGAGTTTCTGGCGGCGCTGCGCGGGTGGCGTTTTTCCGGCGAGGTGACGGCCTTTCCTGAGGGCAGCGTGGTCTTTCCGCACGAGCCGCTGCTCACCGTGCGCGGGCCGCTGTGGGAAGGGCAACTGGTGGAAACGGCGCTGCTCAACACCCTCAATTTTCAGACGCTGGTGGCGACGAAGGCGGCCCGCTGCGTCCTGGCGGCGCAGGTGGGCGGCGGCAGCGTGCTCGAATTCGGGGCGCGGCGGGCGCAGGGGCCGGACGGGGCCATCAGCGCGGCGCGGGCGGCCTTCGTGGGCGGAGCGGTGGGCACCAGCAACGTGGAGGCGGGGCGGCGCTTCGGGATTCCGGTGTCGGGCACACACGCGCACGCCTGGGTCGAAAGTTTTCCGACGGAACTCGACGCCTTTCGCGCCTACGCCGACTTCTACCCCGACTCGACCACGCTGCTGCTCGACACGGTGGACACCCTGGGCAGCGGCCTGCCCAACGCGCTGACGGTGGCCGCCGAGCTGCGCGAAAAGGGCCACGAGTTGCGCGGCGTGCGCCTCGACTCCGGTGACCTCGCCTACCTCTCGCGGGTCATCCGGGCGCGGCTGGACGAGGCGGGCTTTCCGGAAGTCAACATCGTGGCGAGCAACGACCTGTCCGAATCGGTCATCGCGGGCGTGATTGCCGAGGGAGGACGGGTGGACGTGTACGGCGTGGGCACGCAGCTCGCCACGGCGGGCGGCCCCGGCGGTGGGGCGCTGGGCGGCGTGTACAAACTGGCCGAACTCGGCGGTCAGCCCCGCATGAAGCTGACCGGCGACCCGGCCAAGTCCAGCCTGCCGGGGGTCAAGGCCGTGTGGCGCGGCACGGAAAGCACGGAGAAGGGCGAGGCCGCCGGAGAACTCGCCTGGGATGTGCTGACCCTGGGAGAACGGCCCCACGCCGGTCTGCGGGTCAGCGACCCCACCAACCCGCTGCGCAGCGCCCGCCTGCCCGCCGGCCTGACGTGGCACCCCGCCCGCGAGGTGGTGATGCGCGGAGGCCAGCGCACCCGCCCCGCCGAAGCGCTGGGGACACTGCAAGCCCGCGCCCGTGACGAACTGTCCCGCCTCGCGCCCGAAACGCGCCGCCTGCTCAACCCGCACGTCTACCGCGTCAGCCTCGCGCCCGAAGTCGCGGAGCTGCGCGACCGGGTGGCGCAGCAGTTGCGGGGGCACTGA
- a CDS encoding MFS transporter, translating into MTIPVVEGKAGSVTVDRVLDGLGLGRFQWKLLAICGLTWAADAMEVLLMGFALPGISAAFELPKGSPAATGLLTATFAGMLLGAWLWGFLADRLGRRSVFLTTVALGVVFGLAGAFAPTLTWLLVARFLTGFAIGGTLPVDYSMMAEFVPTAWRGRFLVYLESFWAVGTVLVAALAWWVSTAFDPAEGWRWLLGLAALPGLVGLMARFGIPDSPRSLLSRGQEAQARAALQRVAQANGGTLPAAPLAHPEQPARVSPAQLFRGVLARRTPLLALTWFGLSLGYYGIFSWLPSFLRAQGMDLGAVYRTTLLLALAQVPGYLLAAYLVEKVGRRVTLVGFLGLGAVGAYLFLLAQDASGVLMTSALLSFALLGAWGSLYAYTPELFPTPLRTTGMGLVSGVARLASVLSPSIGAMLLTGNLSLALTVFAVCFALAALSAWAIGVETRGQALTETAE; encoded by the coding sequence ATGACCATCCCCGTTGTTGAGGGTAAAGCAGGTTCCGTGACCGTGGACCGCGTGCTGGACGGCCTGGGACTGGGCCGCTTTCAGTGGAAGCTGCTCGCCATTTGCGGGCTGACCTGGGCCGCCGACGCGATGGAGGTGCTGCTGATGGGCTTTGCGCTTCCCGGCATCAGTGCGGCGTTCGAGCTGCCCAAGGGGTCGCCCGCCGCCACGGGCCTGCTGACCGCTACGTTCGCGGGGATGCTGCTGGGGGCGTGGCTCTGGGGCTTTCTGGCCGACCGACTGGGACGGCGCAGCGTGTTTCTGACGACGGTGGCGCTGGGGGTGGTGTTCGGGCTGGCGGGGGCCTTCGCGCCGACGCTGACGTGGCTGCTCGTCGCCCGCTTCCTGACGGGGTTCGCCATCGGCGGCACGCTGCCGGTGGACTACTCGATGATGGCCGAGTTCGTGCCGACCGCGTGGCGGGGGCGGTTTCTGGTGTATCTGGAAAGTTTCTGGGCGGTGGGCACGGTGCTGGTGGCCGCGCTCGCGTGGTGGGTCAGCACGGCCTTCGACCCCGCCGAGGGCTGGCGCTGGCTGCTGGGGCTGGCGGCGCTGCCGGGACTGGTCGGCCTGATGGCCCGTTTCGGCATTCCCGATTCGCCGCGTTCGCTGCTCTCCAGGGGGCAGGAGGCGCAGGCCCGCGCCGCGCTGCAACGGGTCGCGCAGGCCAACGGGGGCACGCTGCCTGCCGCGCCGCTCGCGCACCCGGAGCAGCCCGCCCGCGTGTCGCCCGCGCAACTGTTCCGGGGGGTGCTGGCCCGGCGCACGCCGCTGCTGGCCCTGACCTGGTTCGGGCTGAGCCTGGGCTACTACGGCATCTTCTCGTGGCTGCCGAGCTTTCTGCGGGCGCAGGGCATGGACCTCGGCGCGGTGTACCGCACCACGCTGCTGCTCGCACTCGCGCAGGTGCCGGGCTACCTGCTCGCCGCGTATCTGGTGGAAAAGGTCGGGCGGCGGGTCACGCTGGTGGGCTTTCTGGGCCTCGGTGCGGTGGGGGCGTACCTGTTCTTGCTGGCCCAGGACGCGAGCGGCGTGCTGATGACCTCGGCGCTGCTCTCGTTCGCGCTGCTGGGCGCGTGGGGGTCGCTGTACGCCTACACGCCCGAACTGTTTCCCACCCCGCTGCGAACCACGGGCATGGGGCTGGTCAGCGGGGTCGCCCGCCTCGCCAGCGTGCTGTCCCCCAGCATCGGGGCCATGCTGCTCACCGGCAACCTGAGCCTCGCCCTCACCGTGTTCGCCGTGTGTTTTGCGCTGGCGGCGCTTTCGGCCTGGGCCATCGGGGTGGAAACGCGGGGGCAGGCGCTGACGGAAACGGCGGAGTGA
- a CDS encoding McrB family protein: MNFTTIFAQYKIARDTLAALTPEQQEGLERAAWGADWFTDAGGGLLSPLLALRVPPDPEPGGNAPPLTQPLDFPWADRATQGQARQSAQAQLVVFDVSSAAPLGGEMRLIHSAHFADTHGDPLLAYAPAPHKLGQQVIQAERADMGLGQLTRTSVLAYRTLTAGQDVRTLEARLVFLPRKNQVSKVRWLAAYDHALKVQGGETLHVCQLRAALDQEGSGKRNFHASTLGSTQLSTLALHALSAGSTRPYAALDDEAAPAPTAAARRLLDDLLNPAVPAPPKVKPPKPPKAPKASRKTKPAPPEPEPAPVQGSNPAAEPPLPAKSQVPELPSPEIPSPESPFPETPPAGSGSGARPAEVQPPAPEPAPDPWAALDTRIVVDEDVLAVSRAALEQRRPLLLTGAPGTGKTLLATLLAEVLCGPGNFTLVTADARWTSSEVLGGLRVMPGEGLRYSFVPGVVTQTAQRHRESLQASGRPHALIIDEFNRAHQDEAFGRLLTLLDRPYRAQMPLVGVQDGAPEDVFLPPDFVLIATMNDADVGRLHEIGSALQRRFVTVPVGVPARERDFLERSWAHLPAATLTALYDFVGSGDPGSDREAGRLRGFVTVGTFFMEEVLGLATTLGLDRALRSQVAPQLGSLGRDDLAALEARARQTGLPKLAAQLALAGQQAPF; encoded by the coding sequence ATGAATTTCACCACCATTTTTGCCCAGTACAAGATTGCCCGTGACACCCTGGCCGCCCTGACCCCCGAGCAGCAGGAGGGTCTGGAACGCGCCGCCTGGGGTGCCGACTGGTTTACAGACGCGGGCGGGGGGCTGCTTTCGCCGCTGCTGGCGCTGAGGGTGCCGCCTGACCCCGAACCGGGCGGCAACGCGCCGCCACTGACGCAGCCGCTCGACTTTCCCTGGGCCGACCGCGCCACCCAGGGGCAGGCCCGGCAATCGGCGCAGGCACAACTGGTGGTGTTCGACGTGTCGAGCGCGGCGCCGCTGGGCGGAGAAATGCGGCTGATCCACTCGGCCCACTTCGCCGACACGCACGGCGACCCGCTGCTGGCCTACGCCCCGGCGCCGCACAAACTCGGCCAGCAGGTGATTCAGGCCGAGCGGGCCGACATGGGTCTGGGCCAGCTCACCCGCACCAGCGTGCTGGCCTACCGCACGCTGACCGCCGGGCAGGACGTGCGGACCCTCGAAGCGCGGCTGGTCTTTTTGCCGCGCAAGAATCAGGTCAGCAAGGTGCGCTGGCTGGCCGCCTACGACCATGCCCTGAAGGTGCAGGGCGGCGAGACCCTGCACGTCTGTCAGCTGCGGGCCGCACTCGACCAGGAGGGCAGCGGCAAGCGCAACTTTCACGCCTCCACCCTGGGCAGCACCCAGCTGAGCACGCTGGCCCTGCACGCCCTGAGTGCGGGCAGCACCCGCCCCTACGCCGCGCTGGACGACGAGGCGGCGCCCGCCCCCACCGCAGCGGCCCGGCGCCTGCTCGACGACCTGCTGAATCCGGCTGTGCCTGCCCCTCCCAAAGTCAAGCCGCCCAAACCACCCAAGGCGCCGAAAGCGAGCCGCAAGACCAAACCTGCGCCGCCCGAGCCGGAACCCGCCCCGGTGCAGGGGAGCAACCCTGCCGCCGAGCCGCCCCTGCCCGCAAAGTCCCAGGTGCCGGAATTGCCGTCGCCGGAAATACCGTCGCCAGAGTCCCCGTTCCCAGAAACTCCGCCAGCGGGGTCCGGGTCGGGCGCCCGGCCTGCCGAAGTCCAGCCCCCTGCGCCGGAACCCGCGCCTGATCCCTGGGCCGCGCTCGACACCCGCATCGTGGTGGACGAGGACGTGCTGGCGGTGTCCCGCGCCGCACTCGAACAGCGCCGCCCGCTGCTGCTGACCGGCGCACCCGGCACCGGCAAGACGCTGCTCGCCACACTGCTGGCCGAGGTGCTGTGCGGCCCCGGCAACTTCACCCTGGTCACCGCCGACGCCCGCTGGACCAGCAGCGAGGTGCTCGGCGGCCTGCGGGTGATGCCCGGCGAGGGCCTGCGCTACAGCTTCGTGCCGGGCGTGGTCACGCAGACGGCGCAGCGGCACCGCGAGAGTCTGCAGGCGAGCGGGCGACCACACGCCCTAATCATCGACGAATTCAACCGGGCGCATCAGGACGAGGCGTTCGGGCGACTGCTCACGCTGCTCGACCGCCCCTACCGCGCCCAGATGCCGCTGGTGGGCGTGCAGGACGGCGCCCCCGAGGACGTGTTCCTGCCCCCCGACTTCGTGCTGATCGCCACCATGAACGACGCCGACGTGGGCCGACTGCACGAGATCGGCTCGGCGTTGCAGCGCCGTTTCGTCACGGTGCCGGTGGGGGTGCCCGCGCGGGAGCGGGACTTTCTGGAACGCAGCTGGGCGCACCTGCCCGCCGCGACGCTCACGGCCCTCTACGACTTCGTGGGCAGCGGCGACCCCGGCAGCGACCGCGAGGCCGGGCGACTGCGCGGGTTCGTGACGGTGGGCACCTTTTTCATGGAAGAGGTGCTGGGGCTGGCGACCACGCTGGGGCTGGACCGGGCGCTGCGCAGTCAGGTCGCGCCGCAACTCGGCAGCCTGGGCCGGGACGACCTCGCGGCCCTCGAAGCCCGCGCCCGGCAGACCGGCCTGCCCAAACTCGCCGCGCAACTGGCGCTGGCCGGGCAGCAGGCTCCTTTCTGA
- a CDS encoding FmdE family protein, which translates to MAAPALPNPHLPELLARSAALHGHLCPRQVLGVRLALLGGEVLGLEFPRSDKRVLVFVETDGCFADGVSVGSGCWLGRRTMRLVDHGKVAATLVDTRTGQAVRARPQTDLRARVRAGRPEGQKRYQAYLGAYQTWPDAELFDVQPVTLTLDLAALISAPGKRAVCEGCGEEIVNEREVQRGGALLCRGCAGEAYFTLC; encoded by the coding sequence ATGGCCGCTCCTGCCCTGCCGAACCCTCATCTGCCCGAACTGCTCGCCCGCAGCGCCGCGCTGCACGGCCATCTCTGCCCGCGTCAGGTGCTGGGGGTGCGGCTGGCCCTGCTCGGCGGCGAGGTGCTGGGGCTGGAGTTTCCGCGCAGCGACAAGCGGGTGCTGGTCTTTGTCGAAACCGACGGCTGCTTTGCCGACGGCGTGAGCGTGGGCAGCGGCTGCTGGCTGGGGCGGCGCACCATGCGACTGGTCGACCACGGCAAGGTGGCCGCCACGCTGGTGGACACCCGCACGGGGCAGGCCGTGCGCGCGCGGCCCCAGACCGACCTGCGGGCGCGGGTGCGGGCAGGTCGCCCCGAGGGGCAAAAGCGCTATCAGGCGTACCTGGGCGCCTACCAGACCTGGCCGGACGCCGAACTGTTCGACGTGCAGCCGGTGACGCTGACCCTGGACCTCGCCGCCCTGATCAGCGCCCCCGGCAAACGCGCCGTCTGCGAGGGTTGCGGCGAGGAAATCGTGAACGAGCGCGAGGTGCAGCGCGGCGGCGCCCTGCTGTGCCGGGGCTGTGCGGGCGAGGCTTATTTCACGCTCTGTTGA